AAGTTACATTTGTCCAAGATGGTGCAAAAGGCCCTGGACACCATGGGGTTCAGCGAACTGAGCCCGATCCAGGAGCAATCGATACCCCTTGTCCTTGAAGGCGTGGACATCATTGGCCAGGCGCGGACGGGCACGGGCAAAACGGCCGCGTTCGGCATTCCCCTCATCGAGCTCCTCGACGCGAGAACAAGACAGACCGACGCCCTTATCCTCTGCCCGACACGTGAGCTGGCAGTTCAGGTCGCGGGTGAACTGAGAAGGCTGGCACGGTACAGGAAGGACATCGTCATTGCTCCCGTCTACGGGGGACAATCCATCCGGACCCAGATCGCAAGCCTGAAGAAGGGGGTCCACATAGTGGTGGGAACGCCGGGCAGGATGATCGACCACATGAGGCGACGGACGATCAAACTGGGAACCGTTACGAAGGTGGTTCTCGATGAGGCCGATGAGATGCTCAACATGGGTTTCCTTGAAGATATCGAGACCATCCTCGACGCGACATCCCCGAACCGGCAGACCCTTCTCTTCTCGGCGACCATGCCGGAGAGCATCCGGAGGCTCGCCGCCAAGTACCAGAGGAACCCCTCCATCGTGAAGGTTGTCGGTGAAGAGCTGACGGTTGCGGAAGTGGAGCAGAGCTATATCGAGGTGCGGCCCGGCAGGAAGCTCAATCTTCTCCGGAAGGTTGTCGATACCTACAATTTTTCTTCATCTCTCGTGTTCTGCAACACGAAAAGATGTGTCGACCAGGTGGCCCGTGACCTCAAGGCCCTGGGCTATGACACGGAGGCCATCCACGGCGACCTGGCGCAGTCGCAAAGGGACCGGGTGATGTCGAAGTTCCGCAAAGGCCATTCCACCATTCTCGTCGCCACCGATGTCGCGGCCCGCGGAATAGATGTGAACGATGTCGAGGCCGTCATCAACTATGATGTCCCTCGCGATGACGAGTATTATGTCCACAGGATAGGCAGGACCGCCAGGATGGGAAAGACGGGACATGCCTTCACGCTGGTGCTCCCCACGGAGATGGGCAAGCTCAGAGACATACAGGCCTACGCGAAGACGG
The sequence above is drawn from the Syntrophorhabdus sp. genome and encodes:
- a CDS encoding DEAD/DEAH box helicase, with the protein product KLHLSKMVQKALDTMGFSELSPIQEQSIPLVLEGVDIIGQARTGTGKTAAFGIPLIELLDARTRQTDALILCPTRELAVQVAGELRRLARYRKDIVIAPVYGGQSIRTQIASLKKGVHIVVGTPGRMIDHMRRRTIKLGTVTKVVLDEADEMLNMGFLEDIETILDATSPNRQTLLFSATMPESIRRLAAKYQRNPSIVKVVGEELTVAEVEQSYIEVRPGRKLNLLRKVVDTYNFSSSLVFCNTKRCVDQVARDLKALGYDTEAIHGDLAQSQRDRVMSKFRKGHSTILVATDVAARGIDVNDVEAVINYDVPRDDEYYVHRIGRTARMGKTGHAFTLVLPTEMGKLRDIQAYAKTEIKRHAPLSPEDEFTMAVRMVSKRRTTYKLSGRGHFRRS